A genomic window from Carassius auratus strain Wakin chromosome 45, ASM336829v1, whole genome shotgun sequence includes:
- the mthfd1a gene encoding C-1-tetrahydrofolate synthase, cytoplasmic isoform X2 has protein sequence MFAVTASVLRRGALRYRDSQRTMATIVSGNKTAKLVKDRLKKEVAAMKDQFPGFRPGLVVLQVGDRDDSNLYISMKLKAAAEIGINANHIRLPETATEDEVLQRIVAVNENPAVHGLIVQLPLDSINPMNTEKVTNAVAPEKDVDGLTSINAGKLSRGDLGDCFIPCTPNGCMELISQTGLSVMGKNAVVIGRSKIVGAPMHDLLLWNHATVTTCHSKTLDLAEQVGRADILVVGAGRAEMVKGEWVKEGAVVIDCGINHIPDSSKASGKRVVGDVHYPSATERAGYITPVPGGVGPMTVAMLMKNTVESAKRFLQKYTPGKWNIKYTKKNPLEPQPSDAEISYSCQSKTIGQLAREVGLFSEEVEPYGRSRAKIRLDALKRMEKEPDGKYVVVTGITSTPLGEGKRTTTLGLAQALGAHLNINTFACVQEPSPGSFFGARGIAVGGGYSQIIPLEEALFDLLVPLREGQRSVSQAQLNRLTKLGIEKSDPLTRTEIRRFVKLDIDPETATDSGSLENEIMAVLSLSSSEEEMQQRLAKIVVATNKSGDPVTTEDLDVSGPLAMLLKDALKPVLMQTVEGTPAFLHTSPLADIAQGSPSILADKLALKMVGSEGFVVTESGHGADIGLEKFFNIKCRYSGLRPDVVVIVATVRTLKMHGGAPPVQAGLPLPKEYSQENLKQLEGGCCHLKRQVENAQAFGLPVIVAVNKFSGDTDPELELVCGQARQAGAYDVVQCTNWSEGGAGALALAQAVQRAAKLPGQFSFLYDTQIPAADKLRTVAQKMYGAKDIDLSPKSKEKLALYTKQGFGNLPVCIAKTHLSLSNDPTLKGVPTNFMLPITDIKAHVGAGFLCCLTESTNTEMDDPMWPCFHGNNLYSDSK, from the exons ATGTTTGCCGTCACTGCCTCTGTGCTCCGGCGAGGAGCTTTGAGATACCGAGACAGCCAGCGTACCATGGCAACCATTGTATCTGGAAACAAGACTGCAAA ACTGGTGAAGGATCGACTGAAGAAGGAGGTAGCAGCGATGAAGGACCAGTTCCCAGGATTCAGGCCTGGCTTGGTTGTGCTGCAG GTTGGGGACAGAGATGACTCAAACCTCTACATCAGCATGAAGCTCAAGGCAGCAGCTGAG ATTGGAATCAATGCGAACCACATTAGGCTTCCCGAGACAGCCACAGAGGATGAA GTCCTGCAAAGGATAGTTGCAGTGAATGAGAATCCTGCGGTCCATGGGCTCATCGTACAGCTACCGCTTGACTCTATCAACCCGATGAACACAGAGAAAGTAACTAATGCTGTGGCCCCAGAGAAAGATGTTGACGG cctGACCAGTATAAATGCAGGAAAACTGTCTCGTGGAGATCTGGGCGACTGTTTCATTCCATGCACTCCTAATGGCTGTATGGAGCTCATCAGTCAGACCG GTTTGAGTGTGATGGGGAAGAATGCTGTCGTGATCGGCCGCAGTAAGATCGTCGGAGCTCCAATGCACGATCTGCTCTTATGGAATCACGCCACAGTGACCACCTGTCACTCAAAGACCCTTGACCTTGCTGAACAG GTGGGCAGAGCAGACATCTTGGTTGTGGGTGCTGGCAGAGCTGAGATGGTGAAAGGAGAGTGGGTGAAGGAGGGGGCGGTGgtcatagactgtggtatcaaTCATATACCAG ACAGCAGCAAAGCCAGTGGGAAACGGGTGGTGGGGGATGTGCACTACCCTTCAGCAACAGAGCGAGCTGGATACATCACCCCAGTGCCTGGTGGAGTCGGGCCCATGACTGTAGCCATGCTGATGAAG AATACAGTGGAAAGTGCAAAGCGGTTTCTGCAGAAATACACTCCAGGAAAATGGAACATAAAGTACACAAAGAAGAATCCCCTAGAGCCTCAGCCGAG TGATGCTGAAATCTCCTATTCATGCCAAAGCAAAACAATTGGTCAGCTTGCAAGAGAGGTGGGCTTGTTTTCTGAGGAAGTGGAGCCATATGGAAGGAGCAGGGCTAAGATACGACTGGATGCTCTGAAACGCATGGAGAAAGAGCCTGATGGGAAATATGTGGTTGTCACTGG AATTACTTCTACTCCATTGGGTGAGGGAAAGCGGACCACCACTCTCGGACTGGCTCAGGCTTTAGGGGCTCACCTGAATATCAACACTTTTGCCTGTGTGCAAGAGCCTTCCCCAGGATCCTTTTTTGGTGCTAGGG GGATTGCTGTTGGAGGTGGATACTCTCAGATTATCCCGTTGGAGGAG GCTTTATTTGACTTATTGGTTCCTCTCAGAGAGGGGCAAAGGTCCGTTTCTCAAGCCCAGCTTAATCGACTGACG AAACTGGGCATTGAGAAATCCGACCCCTTGACCAGGACTGAGATAAGACGTTTTGTCAAACTGGACATTGACCCAGAAACTGCAACA GATTCCGGCTCTTTAGAAAATGAAATCATGGCTGTACTGTCACTCAGCAGCAGTGAAGAGGAGATGCAGCAGAGGCTGGCCAAGATAGTAGTGGCTACAAACAAATCTGGAGACCCTGTCACCACAGAGGATTTA GATGTCAGTGGTCCACTGGCCATGCTATTGAAAGATGCCCTGAAACCTGTCTTGATGCAGACTGTGGAG GGTACACCGGCGTTTCTTCACACCAGCCCATTGGCTGATATTGCCCAAGGCAGTCCTTCCATTCTGGCAGACAAACTGGCTTTAAAAATGGTCGGATCCGAAGGATTTGTAG TCACTGAGTCTGGTCACGGGGCTGACATTGGCTTGGagaagttcttcaacattaagtGTCGCTACTCAGGCCTGCGGCCAGATGTGGTAGTGATAGTGGCCACTGTTCGTACATTGAAGATGCATGGTGGCGCCCCACCT GTCCAAGCAGGTTTGCCCCTTCCAAAAGAGTATTCACAGGAG AACCTCAAGCAGTTGGAGGGAGGCTGCTGTCACCTGAAGAGACAGGTTGAAAATGCACAAGCATTTGGTTTACCAGTGATCGTAGCTGTCAACAAATTCAG CGGTGATACTGACCCTGAGCTGGAGCTGGTGTGTGGCCAGGCGAGGCAGGCTGGGGCCTATGATGTGGTGCAGTGCACTAACTGGTCTGAGGGGGGCGCTGGAGCGCTGGCTCTGGCACAAGCTGTTCAGAGAGCTGCAAAACTACCTGGACAGTTCAGTTTCCTCTACGACACACAG ATTCCAGCTGCCGATAAGTTAAGGACTGTGGCACAAAAGATGTATGGTGCAAAAGACATTGATCTCtctccaaaatcaaaagaaaagctTGCACTTTATACAAAACAG GGCTTTGGGAATCTGCCGGTTTGCATAGCTAAGACACACCTGTCCTTGAGTAATGATCCCACACTGAAGGGAGTGCCCACCAACTTCATGCTGCCCATAACTGATATCAAGGCCCATGTTGGAGCAGGTTTCCTCTGCTGTCTGACTGAATCG ACAAATACAGAAATGGATGATCCCATGTGGccctgtttccatggcaacaacctTTACAGTGACAGCAAGTAG
- the mthfd1a gene encoding C-1-tetrahydrofolate synthase, cytoplasmic isoform X1: MFAVTASVLRRGALRYRDSQRTMATIVSGNKTAKLVKDRLKKEVAAMKDQFPGFRPGLVVLQVGDRDDSNLYISMKLKAAAEIGINANHIRLPETATEDEVLQRIVAVNENPAVHGLIVQLPLDSINPMNTEKVTNAVAPEKDVDGLTSINAGKLSRGDLGDCFIPCTPNGCMELISQTGLSVMGKNAVVIGRSKIVGAPMHDLLLWNHATVTTCHSKTLDLAEQVGRADILVVGAGRAEMVKGEWVKEGAVVIDCGINHIPDSSKASGKRVVGDVHYPSATERAGYITPVPGGVGPMTVAMLMKNTVESAKRFLQKYTPGKWNIKYTKKNPLEPQPSDAEISYSCQSKTIGQLAREVGLFSEEVEPYGRSRAKIRLDALKRMEKEPDGKYVVVTGITSTPLGEGKRTTTLGLAQALGAHLNINTFACVQEPSPGSFFGARGIAVGGGYSQIIPLEEVSLQSLGQNALISAASRVVMDTIKAHAHYESKLSEKALFDLLVPLREGQRSVSQAQLNRLTKLGIEKSDPLTRTEIRRFVKLDIDPETATDSGSLENEIMAVLSLSSSEEEMQQRLAKIVVATNKSGDPVTTEDLDVSGPLAMLLKDALKPVLMQTVEGTPAFLHTSPLADIAQGSPSILADKLALKMVGSEGFVVTESGHGADIGLEKFFNIKCRYSGLRPDVVVIVATVRTLKMHGGAPPVQAGLPLPKEYSQENLKQLEGGCCHLKRQVENAQAFGLPVIVAVNKFSGDTDPELELVCGQARQAGAYDVVQCTNWSEGGAGALALAQAVQRAAKLPGQFSFLYDTQIPAADKLRTVAQKMYGAKDIDLSPKSKEKLALYTKQGFGNLPVCIAKTHLSLSNDPTLKGVPTNFMLPITDIKAHVGAGFLCCLTESTNTEMDDPMWPCFHGNNLYSDSK, from the exons ATGTTTGCCGTCACTGCCTCTGTGCTCCGGCGAGGAGCTTTGAGATACCGAGACAGCCAGCGTACCATGGCAACCATTGTATCTGGAAACAAGACTGCAAA ACTGGTGAAGGATCGACTGAAGAAGGAGGTAGCAGCGATGAAGGACCAGTTCCCAGGATTCAGGCCTGGCTTGGTTGTGCTGCAG GTTGGGGACAGAGATGACTCAAACCTCTACATCAGCATGAAGCTCAAGGCAGCAGCTGAG ATTGGAATCAATGCGAACCACATTAGGCTTCCCGAGACAGCCACAGAGGATGAA GTCCTGCAAAGGATAGTTGCAGTGAATGAGAATCCTGCGGTCCATGGGCTCATCGTACAGCTACCGCTTGACTCTATCAACCCGATGAACACAGAGAAAGTAACTAATGCTGTGGCCCCAGAGAAAGATGTTGACGG cctGACCAGTATAAATGCAGGAAAACTGTCTCGTGGAGATCTGGGCGACTGTTTCATTCCATGCACTCCTAATGGCTGTATGGAGCTCATCAGTCAGACCG GTTTGAGTGTGATGGGGAAGAATGCTGTCGTGATCGGCCGCAGTAAGATCGTCGGAGCTCCAATGCACGATCTGCTCTTATGGAATCACGCCACAGTGACCACCTGTCACTCAAAGACCCTTGACCTTGCTGAACAG GTGGGCAGAGCAGACATCTTGGTTGTGGGTGCTGGCAGAGCTGAGATGGTGAAAGGAGAGTGGGTGAAGGAGGGGGCGGTGgtcatagactgtggtatcaaTCATATACCAG ACAGCAGCAAAGCCAGTGGGAAACGGGTGGTGGGGGATGTGCACTACCCTTCAGCAACAGAGCGAGCTGGATACATCACCCCAGTGCCTGGTGGAGTCGGGCCCATGACTGTAGCCATGCTGATGAAG AATACAGTGGAAAGTGCAAAGCGGTTTCTGCAGAAATACACTCCAGGAAAATGGAACATAAAGTACACAAAGAAGAATCCCCTAGAGCCTCAGCCGAG TGATGCTGAAATCTCCTATTCATGCCAAAGCAAAACAATTGGTCAGCTTGCAAGAGAGGTGGGCTTGTTTTCTGAGGAAGTGGAGCCATATGGAAGGAGCAGGGCTAAGATACGACTGGATGCTCTGAAACGCATGGAGAAAGAGCCTGATGGGAAATATGTGGTTGTCACTGG AATTACTTCTACTCCATTGGGTGAGGGAAAGCGGACCACCACTCTCGGACTGGCTCAGGCTTTAGGGGCTCACCTGAATATCAACACTTTTGCCTGTGTGCAAGAGCCTTCCCCAGGATCCTTTTTTGGTGCTAGGG GGATTGCTGTTGGAGGTGGATACTCTCAGATTATCCCGTTGGAGGAG GTCAGCCTTCAGTCTTTAGGCCAGAATGCGCTCATCTCTGCTGCCAGTAGGGTTGTGATGGACACTATTAAAGCACATGCTCACTATGAGTCCAAGCTCTCTGAGAAG GCTTTATTTGACTTATTGGTTCCTCTCAGAGAGGGGCAAAGGTCCGTTTCTCAAGCCCAGCTTAATCGACTGACG AAACTGGGCATTGAGAAATCCGACCCCTTGACCAGGACTGAGATAAGACGTTTTGTCAAACTGGACATTGACCCAGAAACTGCAACA GATTCCGGCTCTTTAGAAAATGAAATCATGGCTGTACTGTCACTCAGCAGCAGTGAAGAGGAGATGCAGCAGAGGCTGGCCAAGATAGTAGTGGCTACAAACAAATCTGGAGACCCTGTCACCACAGAGGATTTA GATGTCAGTGGTCCACTGGCCATGCTATTGAAAGATGCCCTGAAACCTGTCTTGATGCAGACTGTGGAG GGTACACCGGCGTTTCTTCACACCAGCCCATTGGCTGATATTGCCCAAGGCAGTCCTTCCATTCTGGCAGACAAACTGGCTTTAAAAATGGTCGGATCCGAAGGATTTGTAG TCACTGAGTCTGGTCACGGGGCTGACATTGGCTTGGagaagttcttcaacattaagtGTCGCTACTCAGGCCTGCGGCCAGATGTGGTAGTGATAGTGGCCACTGTTCGTACATTGAAGATGCATGGTGGCGCCCCACCT GTCCAAGCAGGTTTGCCCCTTCCAAAAGAGTATTCACAGGAG AACCTCAAGCAGTTGGAGGGAGGCTGCTGTCACCTGAAGAGACAGGTTGAAAATGCACAAGCATTTGGTTTACCAGTGATCGTAGCTGTCAACAAATTCAG CGGTGATACTGACCCTGAGCTGGAGCTGGTGTGTGGCCAGGCGAGGCAGGCTGGGGCCTATGATGTGGTGCAGTGCACTAACTGGTCTGAGGGGGGCGCTGGAGCGCTGGCTCTGGCACAAGCTGTTCAGAGAGCTGCAAAACTACCTGGACAGTTCAGTTTCCTCTACGACACACAG ATTCCAGCTGCCGATAAGTTAAGGACTGTGGCACAAAAGATGTATGGTGCAAAAGACATTGATCTCtctccaaaatcaaaagaaaagctTGCACTTTATACAAAACAG GGCTTTGGGAATCTGCCGGTTTGCATAGCTAAGACACACCTGTCCTTGAGTAATGATCCCACACTGAAGGGAGTGCCCACCAACTTCATGCTGCCCATAACTGATATCAAGGCCCATGTTGGAGCAGGTTTCCTCTGCTGTCTGACTGAATCG ACAAATACAGAAATGGATGATCCCATGTGGccctgtttccatggcaacaacctTTACAGTGACAGCAAGTAG